From the Cryptomeria japonica chromosome 2, Sugi_1.0, whole genome shotgun sequence genome, one window contains:
- the LOC131050687 gene encoding cytokinin dehydrogenase 7 isoform X1: MKFPARNLLAMLILFVERIITRCIAGNKSDHTTRISNSSSSSNIDSSTSTTASLGLMELQGTVSFYETAIGASDFGGIYHHKPTALVNPASVQDIVKVVKMAASSPNLTVAARGNGHSINGQAQALNGLVLTMCSIKGIKIFRGNYTQAPYVDAGAGELWIDVLKACLKVGLAPRSWTDYLFLSVGGTLSNGGVSGQTFKFGPQISNVSQLHIVSGTGEAITCSPEQSDDLFYGALGGLGQFGIITKARIMLQKAPDMVRWIRVVYSDFEDFRADQELLIGLPEGKSFDYVEGFVLPNNSDPINGWPCIPLSPSSSFDPQLIPDTAGPMLYCLEVALHYDHDTDLMALNKRMESMLGPLRFIRGLHYCVEISYFNFLNRVEEVEVAARSSGIWDAPHPWLNMFVPKSKISEFDHKVFREILKHGVGGPMLVYPVNRNKWDCRMSAIVPDEDIFYLVALLRFSPPYPSGPPLQSILAQNEEILHYCTSTGIDMKLYIPHYKNDTGWKRHFGRQWHQFLQRKNTYDPRAILAPGQRIFTRSSS; this comes from the exons ATGAAGTTCCCTGCTCGAAATTTGCTGGCAATGTTGATATTGTTTGTTGAACGGATCATTACAAGGTGTATAGCAGGCAACAAGTCAGATCATACTACAAGGATCTCTAACAGCAGTAGTAGTAGCAACATTGATTCTAGTACTAGTACTACTGCTTCATTGGGTTTGATGGAATTGCAGGGCACAGTATCATTCTATGAGACTGCAATTGGGGCCAGTGACTTTGGAGGAATTTATCATCATAAACCCACTGCTCTTGTGAATCCTGCATCTGTGCAGGATATTGTGAAGGTGGTTAAAATGGCGGCGTCTTCTCCTAACCTCACAGTGGCTGCCAGAGGCAATGGCCATTCTATCAACGGCCAAGCACAGGCGCTCAATGGGTTGGTGTTGACTATGTGTTCCATTAAGGGAATTAAGATTTTCCGAGGAAACTACACACAGGCTCCTTATGTTGATGCGGGTGCAGGAGAGCTGTGGATAGATGTGCTCAAGGCCTGTCTTAAGGTGGGCCTTGCGCCTCGATCCTGGACTGATTATCTTTTCCTTTCAGTAGGAGGGACGCTCTCTAATGGCGGAGTCAGTGGCCAGACATTCAAGTTTGGCCCACAAATCTCCAATGTGTCGCAGCTGCATATAGTATCTG GGACTGGAGAAGCTATTACATGTTCCCCAGAGCAGAGTGATGACCTCTTCTACGGAGCACTTGGAGGACTAGGTCAATTTGGGATCATCACCAAAGCCAGAATAATGCTGCAAAAGGCTCCTGACATG GTGAGGTGGATCAGAGTTGTATATTCTGATTTTGAGGATTTCAGAGCTGATCAGGAGCTGCTAATAGGGCTACCAGAGGGCAAATCTTTTGACTATGTGGAAGGATTTGTCTTGCCCAACAACAGTGATCCAATTAATGGCTGGCCTTGTATCCCTCTGTCACCGAGCTCTTCATTTGACCCCCAGCTAATACCAGATACTGCTGGCCCAATGCTATATTGCCTGGAAGTTGCTCTTCATTATGACCATGACACAGACTTGATGGCCCTCAATAAG AGAATGGAGAGCATGCTAGGCCCACTGAGATTCATCAGGGGATTGCACTACTGTGTAGAGATTTCCTACTTCAACTTTTTGAACAGAGTTGAGGAAGTCGAAGTGGCAGCAAGATCGAGTGGAATATGGGATGCCCCACACCCATGGCTGAATATGTTTGTGCCAAAGTCCAAGATCTCAGAGTTTGATCACAAAGTGTTCAGAGAGATTCTGAAACATGGTGTGGGAGGACCCATGCTGGTATATCCTGTAAATAGAAACAA GTGGGATTGTCGAATGTCTGCGATTGTACCAGATGAGGACATATTCTACTTAGTGGCTCTACTTCGCTTCAGCCCACCGTATCCAAGTGGACCTCCATTGCAGAGCATTCTAGCACAAAATGAAGAGATTCTCCATTATTGTACAAGTACAGGCATTGACATGAAGCTCTACATCCCTCATTACAAGAATGACACGGGCTGGAAAAGACACTTTGGCAGGCAGTGGCATCAATTCCTGCAAAGAAAAAACACATATGATCCCAGGGCTATCCTTGCACCAGGACAAAGGATTTTCACCCGATCATCAAGTTGA
- the LOC131050687 gene encoding cytokinin dehydrogenase 7 isoform X2: protein MKFPARNLLAMLILFVERIITRCIAGNKSDHTTRISNSSSSSNIDSSTSTTASLGLMELQGTVSFYETAIGASDFGGIYHHKPTALVNPASVQDIVKVVKMAASSPNLTVAARGNGHSINGQAQALNGLVLTMCSIKGIKIFRGNYTQAPYVDAGAGELWIDVLKACLKVGLAPRSWTDYLFLSVGGTLSNGGVSGQTFKFGPQISNVSQLHIVSGTGEAITCSPEQSDDLFYGALGGLGQFGIITKARIMLQKAPDMVRWIRVVYSDFEDFRADQELLIGLPEGKSFDYVEGFVLPNNSDPINGWPCIPLSPSSSFDPQLIPDTAGPMLYCLEVALHYDHDTDLMALNKRMESMLGPLRFIRGLHYCVEISYFNFLNRVEEVEVAARSSGIWDAPHPWLNMFVPKSKISEFDHKVFREILKHGVGGPMLVGLSNVCDCTR, encoded by the exons ATGAAGTTCCCTGCTCGAAATTTGCTGGCAATGTTGATATTGTTTGTTGAACGGATCATTACAAGGTGTATAGCAGGCAACAAGTCAGATCATACTACAAGGATCTCTAACAGCAGTAGTAGTAGCAACATTGATTCTAGTACTAGTACTACTGCTTCATTGGGTTTGATGGAATTGCAGGGCACAGTATCATTCTATGAGACTGCAATTGGGGCCAGTGACTTTGGAGGAATTTATCATCATAAACCCACTGCTCTTGTGAATCCTGCATCTGTGCAGGATATTGTGAAGGTGGTTAAAATGGCGGCGTCTTCTCCTAACCTCACAGTGGCTGCCAGAGGCAATGGCCATTCTATCAACGGCCAAGCACAGGCGCTCAATGGGTTGGTGTTGACTATGTGTTCCATTAAGGGAATTAAGATTTTCCGAGGAAACTACACACAGGCTCCTTATGTTGATGCGGGTGCAGGAGAGCTGTGGATAGATGTGCTCAAGGCCTGTCTTAAGGTGGGCCTTGCGCCTCGATCCTGGACTGATTATCTTTTCCTTTCAGTAGGAGGGACGCTCTCTAATGGCGGAGTCAGTGGCCAGACATTCAAGTTTGGCCCACAAATCTCCAATGTGTCGCAGCTGCATATAGTATCTG GGACTGGAGAAGCTATTACATGTTCCCCAGAGCAGAGTGATGACCTCTTCTACGGAGCACTTGGAGGACTAGGTCAATTTGGGATCATCACCAAAGCCAGAATAATGCTGCAAAAGGCTCCTGACATG GTGAGGTGGATCAGAGTTGTATATTCTGATTTTGAGGATTTCAGAGCTGATCAGGAGCTGCTAATAGGGCTACCAGAGGGCAAATCTTTTGACTATGTGGAAGGATTTGTCTTGCCCAACAACAGTGATCCAATTAATGGCTGGCCTTGTATCCCTCTGTCACCGAGCTCTTCATTTGACCCCCAGCTAATACCAGATACTGCTGGCCCAATGCTATATTGCCTGGAAGTTGCTCTTCATTATGACCATGACACAGACTTGATGGCCCTCAATAAG AGAATGGAGAGCATGCTAGGCCCACTGAGATTCATCAGGGGATTGCACTACTGTGTAGAGATTTCCTACTTCAACTTTTTGAACAGAGTTGAGGAAGTCGAAGTGGCAGCAAGATCGAGTGGAATATGGGATGCCCCACACCCATGGCTGAATATGTTTGTGCCAAAGTCCAAGATCTCAGAGTTTGATCACAAAGTGTTCAGAGAGATTCTGAAACATGGTGTGGGAGGACCCATGCTG GTGGGATTGTCGAATGTCTGCGATTGTACCAGATGA